The proteins below are encoded in one region of Apium graveolens cultivar Ventura chromosome 4, ASM990537v1, whole genome shotgun sequence:
- the LOC141717662 gene encoding uncharacterized protein LOC141717662: MRKIRVAFRTWNPPTNNRPLYVDDPLPPVHYYQKIDHQAILQKTELPLEEKYSLLGGIPWCRVLAAQKDKNCHENVLKWDDSAAKEALSNAHERLFAMINSVPCEHPLPDPDMYIDNIDWNLEIDPGLILEMEKENRYPDEAENSTNNKISGCNDKKKSAVDNPSEYPRLEDNVDVKVLAGSWNKCGDSLDLKNTMNSLEKIGNEALKDKKLNESSNVLDPGGTSNCRQLTNCGNNSQNSKWPTSQNKDIKKIDSGMHSRACCKREDQDNKQWRKIRKQGADSESQQFLGRRRPQTRYNLRPLNQNNDIEKVDSGMHSRAGLKREECKEDKKRRKIQKQGADPESQQFFGKGRPQTRYNLRSCNH, encoded by the exons ATGAGGAAAATTCGAGTTGCTTTTCGTACTTGGAACCCTCCTACCAACAATCGTCCATTATACGTAGATGACCCACTCCCTCCCGTACATTACTATCAAAAAATTGATCATCAAG CGATCTTACAGAAAACTGAGCTTCCATTGGAGGAAAAGTATAGCCTTCTAGGTGGGATTCCGTGGTGTAGGGTTCTTGCTGCTCAGAAGGATAAAAACTGCCATGAGAATGTGCTAAAATGGGATGATTCTGCTGCCAAAGAAGCACTTTCTAATGCACATGAGCGCTTGTTTGCCATGATTAATAGCGTGCCTTGTGAGCATCCCTTGCCTGATCCGGATATGTATATCGATAATATTGATTGGAACCTAGAGATTGATCCTGGCTTGATATTAGAGATGGAGAAGGAAAACCGCTATCCAGATGAAGCTGAAAACTCAACCAATAATAAGATATCAGGTTGTAATGATAAGAAGAAAAGTGCTGTTGATAACCCTTCGGAATATCCTCGCTTGGAAGATAATGTGGATGTAAAAGTTTTAGCAGGGAGCTGGAATAAATGTGGCGATTCTCTAGATTTGAAGAATACTATGAATTCGTTGGAGAAGATCGGTAATGAGGCTTTAAAGGACAAGAAACTTAACGAGTCTAGCAATGTGTTAGATCCTGGTGGAACTTCAAATTGCAGGCAATTGACAAATTGTGGAAACAATTCCCAGAACTCAAAATGGCCAACCAGTCAAAATAAAGACATTAAAAAAATTGACTCTGGAATGCATTCTCGTGCTTGTTGCAAAAGAGAAGATCAAGATAATAAACAGTGGCGTAAAATCCGGAAACAAGGAGCTGACTCTGAATCACAGCAATTTTTGGGGAGGAGAAGACCACAGACCAGATATAACCTGAGGCCACTTAATCAAAATAACGACATTGAAAAAGTTGACTCCGGAATGCATTCCCGTGCTGGTCTCAAAAGAGAAGAATGTAAAGAAGATAAGAAGAGGCGTAAAATCCAGAAACAAGGTGCCGACCCTGAATCACAGCAATTTTTTGGGAAGGGAAGACCACAGACCCGATATAACCTGAGGTCGTGTAATCATTAG